A region of the Romboutsia hominis genome:
TCAATGGAAGATGAAATTATTATAAAAAATCCAGAAGACGAAGAATTACACACTTTAGTACAAGGAAAAGCTAATGGGATTACAGTAGGAGGAAATCTAGCTGTAATAATTAGCACCCTTGGAACAAGATATGAAATTGATACAAAAAATAAAATTTTATTTATTGAAGAAATAGGAGAAAATATGTATAAGATAGATAGAATGCTTACACAATTAGAACTTAGCAATAAGTTAAATGACTGTTGTGGGATAATATTTGGAGACTTTAAAAAGTGTAGAAAAGATAATGAAGATGATTATGATTTATATGAATTATTATTTGAAAAGATTAAAAAATATAATAAACCATGCTTATGTAATCTAAAAGTAGGTCATTGTACATCATCAAATAGTATTTTACTAGGGGGAAATTGCTGCTTAGATGCTACGAACAAATCTATAAAATTTGTAAAATAATAATATCTATTAATAAAAATAACATAAAAGGAAGATGTTTAGACATCTTCCTTTTATGTTATAATCAAACTATTAAAATATATAAATAAATCATATTATTTAGGAGGATAAAATGAGATTTATTCATACATCAGATTGGCATCTAGGAAAAAGCTTAGAAGGTCACTCAAGATTAGAAGAACAAACCAAATTCTGTGAAGAATTTATACAGATAGTGGATGATAATAATATAGATATGGTTATAATAGCAGGAGATATATATGACACATCAAATCCACCTGCACAAGCTGAAAAATTATTCTATAAAACAATATCAAGATTATCAGACAATGGAAAAAGATGTGTATTAATAATAAGCGGTAACCATGATAATCCGGAAAGACTACAAGCATCAAGCCCTCTTGCACATGAGCAGGGGATAATAATACTTGGAAATCCTCTAAGTAAAACAGAAGTATCAAAGTATAAAAACTTTGAGATATTAGAAGCGAAAGAGGGATGTATAAAACTTAATATAAATAATGAGAGGGTTGTTGTTATAACGCTGCCATATCCAAGTGAAAAGAGGCTTAATGAAGTAATACTTCAAAATGATGAAGACAAAGAAAGACAAATAACATATTCTCAAAGAGTTGGTGAGTTATTTAAAGAATTAGAAGAAAACTTTGAAGATGATTCAATAAATTTAGCTGTATCTCACCTTTTTGTTGTCGGTGGAGAAGAAACAGAATCTGAAAGACCAATACAACTTGGAGGAAGTTTATTAGTAGAGAAAAAAGACTTACCTCAAAAGGCTGATTATATAGCTTTAGGGCATTTACATAAAATGCAAAAATCTTCACAAAGGTTAAATGC
Encoded here:
- a CDS encoding metallophosphoesterase family protein, with the translated sequence MRFIHTSDWHLGKSLEGHSRLEEQTKFCEEFIQIVDDNNIDMVIIAGDIYDTSNPPAQAEKLFYKTISRLSDNGKRCVLIISGNHDNPERLQASSPLAHEQGIIILGNPLSKTEVSKYKNFEILEAKEGCIKLNINNERVVVITLPYPSEKRLNEVILQNDEDKERQITYSQRVGELFKELEENFEDDSINLAVSHLFVVGGEETESERPIQLGGSLLVEKKDLPQKADYIALGHLHKMQKSSQRLNAYYSGSPIQYSKDERSYTKGCYIVDINKDKEITVEKKYFKNYKPIEVFKCNGIEDALEVCEKNKDRDIWSYFEIKTDEVISQSNIKKMKDTLKDIIEIKPIIASKEYNEEIDVKEKSMGELFKEFYEFSRGVEPKGELMDLFLDIINEEGEAKDETY